From the Actinopolymorpha singaporensis genome, the window CCACGGCGGCCGGCCTCGGCGGCACCGGCCGCGTTCGTCGCCGCGCTGGTCTCGGTGCCGGTGGCCGCGTTGTGTTTCGTCGGCCTGTACGCCGTGGGCGGCACCGCCGACATCTCGTTCAAGGCCGTCTTCGCCGCCATGGTCGGCTGGCACGTGCTGATCGGGCTCGGTGAGGCGGTGATCACCGCCCTCACCGTCGGCAGCGTCATCGCGGTCCGCCCCGACCTGGTCCACGGCGCACGTTCGTTGCTCGCGGCCCGCGAGCTCACCGTGCGGGAGCCGCGCCCGCTCGTCGCGAAGGGAGACCGGTCGGCATGAGCAGGCCAGAAAGCGGTCCGGACAACCGATCGGACGACCGGTCCGACAGCCAGGTGTCCGGCAGGCGGCGGCCCCGCACCCGGGTGTTCGTGGTGGTGGGTCTGCTCGTCGTGCTCGCCCTCGCCGGCGGGGCCAGCTACTACGCCTCGGCCAGTCCGGACGGACTGAACAAGGTCGCCGAGGACCACGGCTTCGCCTCCACCGCGAAGGACAGCCCCACCCGCCACTCGCCGTTCGCCGACTACGGCGTCCGCGGCATCACCGACGGCCGGGTCTCCAACGCGGTGGCCGGGGTGGCCGGCGTGGCCATCGTGCTGGCGCTGGGCACCGGTGTCGCCCTCGCCGTCCGCCGCCGCGACCGCCGCGACGACCGCCCCACCGACGACGGCGCCGAGCACCCCACCGACCGCAGGTCGGCCGACGTGGACGACGCAGCCGCCGCGCCCGCCGACAGGAGGCGTTGAGGTGGCCTCGGGCCACAGCCACCTGCTCCACCTGCACGGCCACTCGCCGGTGCACCGGTTGCCCGCGCACTGCAAGCTCGTCGCCCTGGTGACGTTCGTCCTCGTGGTGGTGGCCACGCCGCGCACCGCGTTCTGGGCGTTCGCCGGGTACGCCGTCCTGCTGCTCGCCGTCGCCGCCCTCGGCCGGGTGCCGCTCGGCTTCCTGGCCCGCCGGGTCGTGGTGGAGACCCCGGTGATCGTGTTCGCCGTACTGCTGCCCTTCATCGCCCAGGGACCGCGGGTGGAGGTGGCGGGCCTGGCGCTGTCCCAGTCCGGCCTGTGGTCGGCGTGGAACGTCCTGGCCAAGGCCACCCTCGGCGTCGTCGGCTCCATCCTGCTGGCCGCCACCACCGACCAGCGCGACCTGCTGGCCGGGCTGCAGCGGCTGCGGCTGCCCAGCCAGCTGGTCCAGATCGCGACGTTCATGGTGCGCTACCTCGACGTGATCACCGGCCAGCTGGGCCGGATGCGGATCGCCCGGGCGGCCCGCGGCTTCGACCCGCGCGGCCCCCGGTCCTGGCCGGTGCTGGCGCGGTCGGCGGGCACGCTGTTCATCCGTTCCTACGAACGCGGCGAGCGGGTCCACCTGGCGATGCTGTCCAGGGGGTACGCCGGCTCCCTGCCCGTCCTGTCCGAGGACCGCACCCCGCCGGCGGCGTGGGCCGCGGTGGCCGTCCTACCGCTGTGCGCGCTTCTCCTGGCGGTTGGTGCATGGTGGACCTCGTGACGACGACACCCGGGGCGACACCGCCGGCGACACGCCCGGCCGCGCAGCCGGTCCTGGCGGTCAGCGGCCTGGCGTACGCCTATCCCGACGGTCACCAGGCGTTGTACGGCGTCGACCTCGCCGTGTACGCCGGCGAACGGGTCGCCATGCTCGGCCCCAACGGCGCGGGCAAGACCACGCTGGTGCACCACCTGAACGGCATCCTCGAGGCCGGCCGGGGGACGGTGCACGTCGACGGGCTGCTGGTGGGGAAGCCGACGCTGACCGAGGTACGCCGCCGGGTGGGCGTGGTGTTCCAGGACCCCGACGACCAGCTGTTCATGCCGACTGTGCGCGACGACGTGGCCTTCGGCCCGGCCAACCTCGGTCTGCGCGGGGTGGAGCTCACCGCCCGGGTGGAGGAGGCGCTGGCCGCGGTGGGGATGGGCGACCACGCCGACCGCCCGCCGCACCACCTCTCGTTCGGGCAGCGGCGCCGGGTGGCGGTGGCGACGGTTCTGGCGATGCGGCCGTCGGTGCTCGTCCTGGACGAGCCGTCCAGCAACCTCGACCCGGCCAGCCGCCGCGAGCTCGCCGAGATCCTCACCGGCCTGGACGTCACCGTGCTCATGGTCACCCACGACCTGCCGTACGCGCTGCAACTGTGCGACCGCGCGGTGATTCTCGACGAGGGCACGATCGTCGCCGACGGGGCGACGGTCGACCTGCTCGCCGACGCGGACCTGATGGCCGCGCACCGGCTGGAGCTTCCGTTCGGGTTCGACCCGGTACGTGCCAACGTCGCGCGAGCGGGGTAGCCATCTGGAAGACTGGCAAGATCTCCGGTAGTTGTTCCGGGGATCTGCAGGTGGAACCACCGCGGGGCCGATGTGATCGGAAAGGACCACCAGTGAGCGATTCGACCAGACCGGCGCTTCCTGACCAGCGGGCTGCCAGCAACGGCTCCCGCCGTGCCCATTCGGGCCCACGCACCGCGGCGCAGATCGAGGCCGACCTCGCGGCGACCCGCGACTCTCTGGCCAACACCGTCGACGTGCTGAGCGCACGGGTGCAGCCCAAAGCGCTGGCCGGCAGGGTCTCCGCCAAGGCCAAGAGCTTCGTCGTCAACCCCGACGGGAGCCCGCGCACCGAGCGGCTTCTCACCATCGGGGGCGGCGTGGCCGGCGCTGTCGGGGCACTGACCCTGCTCCGCTACCTCGTCCGGAAGCGTGGCTGACCCGGCCGCGTCGTCCCACGATCACGTGGTGACCGCGTCCGCAGCGGCGTCCCCCTTGGCGTCCTCGGGGGACGGCGCCGTAATCTCTCATGACGTGACTGACTCCCACGCCGCGCGGCTGACGGCCGAGAAACTGCCCATCCGCATGCTCCACGACCGGGTCCTCGTCTCGATGGACACCGAGAGCGGCGAGCGACGTTCCTCGGCGGGCATCGTGATCCCGGCCACCGCCCAGATGGGCAAGCGGCTGGCCTGGGCACGGGTGGTGGCGATCGGTCCGCACGTACGCACCATCGTGGTGGGCGACCGCGTGCTGTTCGACCCCGAGGAGCGCGCGGAGATCGAGGTCCGTGCCGAGGCGTACGTCCTGCTGCGTGAGCGCGACATCCATGCCGTCGCCTCCGAACGCCTCGAGGACGACGCGACCGGCCTCTACCTCTGACCGCCTCGCGCACCGGCCGCCACGATGTCCGACCAGCGACCAGATGAGCGGGCGGCTCGGCGCGGCGAGACGACCGTCGGTGAGGTGGCGCACCGCTCGCGCGAGTCGGTGCTGGCCCGCGCGGGGCGGCTGCGGCGAGCACTCGTGCCGATCATCCAGTCGGCAGCCGCGGCCGGGATCGCGTGGGTCATCGCCACCAAGCTGATCGGCCACCAGCAGCCGTTCTTCGCGCCGATCGCGGCGGTTCTGTCCCTGGGTGTGGCGCTCGGGCAGCGGCTGCGCCGCTCGTTCGAGCTGGTCGTCGGTGTCGCCCTCGGCGTCCTGGTCGCCGAACTCCTGATCGGGGTGATCGGCCGGGGTGCCTGGCAGATCGCCCTGGTCGTCTTCCTCGCGATGTGCACCGCGGTGCTCGCCGGTGGCGGGCCCGTCCTGGTCAACCAGGGAGCGGCGTCGGCGATCCTGATCGTCGCCCTGGTGCCCGCGAGCGCAGCCGCCACCTCACCAGCCCCGACGGCGCGGTTCGTGGACGCGCTGGTCGGCGGCACGGTCGGCCTGCTCGTCAACGCCCTGCTGCTGCCGATCAATCCCATCGTGCTGGCGCGGCGGGCAGCGAACGGCGTCCTGGACAACCTCGCCGCCGTCCTCGAGGAGATCGCCGCGGTGCTCACCGACCGGGATGCGGGGCGTGCCATGGAGACGCTTCGCCGTGCGCGCCAGGTCGAGGGTCCGGTCGGGGAGTTGCGCGACGCCGTGGGTGCGGGCAGCGAGATCGCCCGCATCGCCCCCGTCCGCTGGCGTACCCGCGGTCACCTGATGCAGTACGTCGACGCGGTGGATCACCTCGACCACGCGGTACGCAACGTGCGGGTGCTGGCCCGCCGGGCTGTGGTGGCGATCCAGCAGAACGAGCCGGTCGACCCGGGCCTGCCGGTGGCGATCCGCCGGCTGGCCGAGGCGACCCGGACACTGCGCAACGAACTGGCCAGGGGTGCGGACACCCGGGCCACGCAACGTGGGTTGGTGGACGCGGTCGAGCTGGCCACCGCCTCGGTCGGGACCGGCTTCTCCGGCAACGTGATGGTGGCGCAGATCCGTTCGGCGGCCCATGATCTGATGCGCGCCGCCGGGCTGGAGGCCGACGAGGTGGACGAGGCCTTCGGTCGTCGCCAGCCCCCGGAGTCGGCCGAGTCGGCGGACCAGCCGGAGTAGTCAGGAGGGGCCGGTCGGACGGGACGTCGACGAGGGATGCGCGTGTCCGGTGGGCCGGCGTCGGGTCCGGTCGGCGGGATGCGAGGAGCCCGGCCCGGCGCCGTTCGACCCCGCGGCCGGGCCGGCCGTCCCGTTCGCCACGGGGCCCGGGGCCGAGGCCGCGGTAGGCGGGTCCATCCGGGCGGGTAGCCCGTGGCATCGGCAGAG encodes:
- a CDS encoding PDGLE domain-containing protein; amino-acid sequence: MSRPESGPDNRSDDRSDSQVSGRRRPRTRVFVVVGLLVVLALAGGASYYASASPDGLNKVAEDHGFASTAKDSPTRHSPFADYGVRGITDGRVSNAVAGVAGVAIVLALGTGVALAVRRRDRRDDRPTDDGAEHPTDRRSADVDDAAAAPADRRR
- the cbiQ gene encoding cobalt ECF transporter T component CbiQ; the protein is MASGHSHLLHLHGHSPVHRLPAHCKLVALVTFVLVVVATPRTAFWAFAGYAVLLLAVAALGRVPLGFLARRVVVETPVIVFAVLLPFIAQGPRVEVAGLALSQSGLWSAWNVLAKATLGVVGSILLAATTDQRDLLAGLQRLRLPSQLVQIATFMVRYLDVITGQLGRMRIARAARGFDPRGPRSWPVLARSAGTLFIRSYERGERVHLAMLSRGYAGSLPVLSEDRTPPAAWAAVAVLPLCALLLAVGAWWTS
- a CDS encoding energy-coupling factor ABC transporter ATP-binding protein; this translates as MAVSGLAYAYPDGHQALYGVDLAVYAGERVAMLGPNGAGKTTLVHHLNGILEAGRGTVHVDGLLVGKPTLTEVRRRVGVVFQDPDDQLFMPTVRDDVAFGPANLGLRGVELTARVEEALAAVGMGDHADRPPHHLSFGQRRRVAVATVLAMRPSVLVLDEPSSNLDPASRRELAEILTGLDVTVLMVTHDLPYALQLCDRAVILDEGTIVADGATVDLLADADLMAAHRLELPFGFDPVRANVARAG
- a CDS encoding DUF3618 domain-containing protein, whose amino-acid sequence is MSDSTRPALPDQRAASNGSRRAHSGPRTAAQIEADLAATRDSLANTVDVLSARVQPKALAGRVSAKAKSFVVNPDGSPRTERLLTIGGGVAGAVGALTLLRYLVRKRG
- a CDS encoding GroES family chaperonin: MLHDRVLVSMDTESGERRSSAGIVIPATAQMGKRLAWARVVAIGPHVRTIVVGDRVLFDPEERAEIEVRAEAYVLLRERDIHAVASERLEDDATGLYL
- a CDS encoding FUSC family protein, whose amino-acid sequence is MSDQRPDERAARRGETTVGEVAHRSRESVLARAGRLRRALVPIIQSAAAAGIAWVIATKLIGHQQPFFAPIAAVLSLGVALGQRLRRSFELVVGVALGVLVAELLIGVIGRGAWQIALVVFLAMCTAVLAGGGPVLVNQGAASAILIVALVPASAAATSPAPTARFVDALVGGTVGLLVNALLLPINPIVLARRAANGVLDNLAAVLEEIAAVLTDRDAGRAMETLRRARQVEGPVGELRDAVGAGSEIARIAPVRWRTRGHLMQYVDAVDHLDHAVRNVRVLARRAVVAIQQNEPVDPGLPVAIRRLAEATRTLRNELARGADTRATQRGLVDAVELATASVGTGFSGNVMVAQIRSAAHDLMRAAGLEADEVDEAFGRRQPPESAESADQPE